The Scylla paramamosain isolate STU-SP2022 chromosome 47, ASM3559412v1, whole genome shotgun sequence DNA window CATCGATTATATCACTGTGTAACACGATTTGtttctttgacaagcaagtgttattttcctacttttttcattgcaaaacaatagaaaatgtccattatttctgtcaaacttttcttttgtggcttttagattttttttttttttttttttttgccccaaaatagctatatttcaacatttttccagatgctgtaaCATAGAACTTCTCTGCTCTTGTCtcgatgaattgaccacatatatAGCAGAAtacatctggagaatgattgcagcctcttgatgccatttcacctcttgtgacgtgtcttctcaggcagccaaagtaGAACAGAAtagtggtctgtgtgtgtgtgtgtgtgtgtgtgtgtagattgtCATTCCAAGGGCCTTGGACTTCATGAGGATAGGTGGGTGAAACAGGTAGTGAGGGAAAACTCTATTAGATCTTCATGGAGTAGAGAAATGGATaggtggaaaagaagagaaaatcttgatgaggactggaggaggataaaacacagagaggtgaggaaaaggatagaaaaaggtGATTCAGTTAGATGGCAGACAAGGATAGAAACAAAGTCTACAGTAGTGAGGGCAGATTTATAGTGCCCAATTAAGTGTCCATTATAATATAGAATGTACCCATAATTATTTACCTGTCTGCAATTCATATTGTCATATCCTTGCAATCTTGTTCTTCACCACACCCTTAAAGTCCACATACTTCCTGCTGATTTCTGCTGGTGTCTTGTCCTCACCACCCACTGCATTCACTGCCGCTGTCACAGTTGTCCACGCGGCATGCTAAAAGTACTTGATTTCCGTGATTACAGGAGCATGTTTAATGTAGACTTTGTTTCTATCCTTGTCTGCCATCTAACTAAATCacctttttctatccttttcctcAACTCTGTGTTTTATCCTCCTCCAGTCCTCATCAagattttctcttcttttccacctATCCATTTCTCTACTCCATGAAGATCTAATAGAGTTTTCCCTCACTACCTGTTTCACCCACCTATCCTCATGAAGTCCTTCTATCTTCTTCAAAAAGCACAGCTTCcctttaattattctctctctctgaaggtgctccagcCCATCTCTCCTCTGACAGATTCTACTGCTGTACTGCGGGGAACACCTAACCCAACTTATCTACTATATTCTGGGTCTTCTCTAATCTTGTTAAGTCTCCCTCATGGTAGTAGGTAATTTCAGACCCATACAAGCAGTAAGGTACTGCCATTCCCTTCCATAAACTTCTACCTACGTCATACTTGTTGACTATCTTACTCCCTGCATTAATTATCATTCCTGTCATCTTCTtggcttttccttcatttattttcatctgattttcatctcctattccttctgTCATCAGCACTATATCATCGGCATAGGTTAGACATCCTGTTCTCCTATCCCCAACTTTAACACCCTTCCCTGATACCCTGATCCTTGTTATTAACTCCTCTATGTAAATATTAAATTTACATAGAGCCTTAAATAAGGCTGGGGACATCACACACCCCTGCCGTACTCCAATATTGTTTCTCATCCAACCTGTACTAATGTCTCCTAACGTGAACTTCACATCATTATTCTCATACAACTTCCTAATTACCTGCATTACTTTCCTGTCCACCCTTCTGTATGCAGGTAATGTCAGCAGTTTGCTCCTGTCTACCCTATCATAGGCCTTCTCTATATCTAAGAAAACCAAGTACAGCTCCTTCCTtagctttatatttctttcaataatttccTTCATAACTAGCACATTTTCTAAGCCACCTTTATCCTGCCTAAAACCACTCTGCTCCTCTCCAAGCACCTTATTCTCCTCTATCCAAGTCTTCAATTTATTATTAATCACCCAACCAAATGCCTTGGCTAGTATGTTCACCACTGCTATAGGTCTGTAATTAACTACATCCTCCCTtggctttcctcctcccttgtgtaCGAGTGTAATTCTACTCCTGTTCCAATCTTGAGCAGCCCAGTTAGTGCCTGTCttaattccttcctattttctttttcacctaaatctttcaagcttgaacctgttatttcttgttctgcccTAGTTagtgatcctaagaattttgtttatgtcCCTATTGTTATAACTGTTATACCACTTAAAGCAATGGCCCCCAACCTTTTGTAGGCAGTGGGCCACATCTGTTGTTGTAAACACAGTGGAGGGCAccgtttccctccctctcaaaaaaaaaaaaaaaaaaaagaagaaaaaaaataaataaataaaaaaaatatatatatataatatatatatatttttttatttatttatttttcttcttttttttattatatatatatatatatatatatatatatatatatatatatatatatatatatatatatatatatatatatatatatatatatatatatatatatatatatatatatatatatatctgtgtgtgtgtgtgtgtgtgtgtgtgtgtgtgtgtgtgtgtgtgtgtgtgtgtgtgtgtgtgtgtgtgtgtgtgtacagtgcaACCTCAGTTACCGAATGTCTCCCTTTTCGAACAacttggttttcaaacaaaaatttaagctcataattgcttcggtttctgtaccataattcggttttcgaacaaagttacttgatttcaaattcTACTAAACATAGCAAAAACAGCCatatattactaatttatagtttctataaaaatttcctttgtttatatatatatttagagaagagacacagagagtaagacagtaattcaatatttgaaataagttaaatgggATCCTgttgaagaagttgaagaactttgatgtaaacaaacaaggttcagtgctcaggagttatcctgagcctcctgtggctctctctatgactcACAATGCCATaagtactgcacaactgcattttccccagtagcttttcccagcaacaAGATGTTTAAGTCttatgatcaccttaattttggTGGTAAGTTGGTTGCTCATCTCTGTATcattctgtaaggcttccctcactagaaaAGTGACAAAGActtgcatggtctaaacagtgtcttttgatgagttctgtgttaCTAAGTTCACTAAACACATCCtttttggataaaaaaaaaaattctaagctggagatgttgtggagcagtcatcttagcagtgggagtgtCGGTCATAACccgctaagacatggtggatgggtgtctgagaacagattaatctattttacgatgattcctatggggaaactagttttggttttcaaacatttcagatttcgaaCAGCATTCGGGaatgaattaaattaaataactgaggttctagtgtgtgtgtgtgtgtgtgtgtgtgtgtatatatatatatatatatatagagagagagagagagagagagagagagagagagagagagagagagagagagagagagagagagagagagagagagagagagagagagagagagagaaaatttttcttatctttcaagAATTTAGTGAGAAGACTGGCTCTGAATTCCTTTTGCTAACTTAGATATCTCGAGGTTGTAATTTGTAACCACCATTCTCATGTAGTCATTTAGGTGACTGTCAGTTAGACATGACCTATACTtgtatttaaaattttcattgTTGAAAATCCAGATTCACACATGTATGTTGGCCCAAAGCATGAACATAGATAAATGATAAATTTCCTTCAGAAGTGGAAATTTCTCCAACACTACTGATGTCCAGAATTCTGGGTGATTTGCTCTGCTTCTCAGTTCTAAGTCACTTTGCAATGTAATCATTTCAATCTCCAGGTCAGAGATGTTCAGGTTGAAAAGCAAGCTAAGTTGAGATGCAGTGTCAATGACGTCACTTTTGCAAAATGGATTTGATATGAACATGACTGTTGGCAGAACATTACTGAAGTGTGCAAATCTTTTCCTAAACTCATCCAAAATTATGTTGAGCtgatttgtgtatgtgtgaacaCTGCACTTCAATTTTTTCtgtgttcagttttttttttgcagcaaaTGGAAGTGTTGTAAGAGCCCTTTAGAGATCTGGGACATCCATAGCTTCAACTTATTTATGAAGTCATTTACTGAACTTATAATTTGTGACAGGTTTCATTTGTGCTTACAACTCTAGAGTTAACTCATCAAGCTTAGATGTGATGTGAGTTAAAAATGCTAGGTCAGCAAGCCATTGTGGATCATCGAGTTCTTCATGTGAGTCCTGTCTTTCTTGCAAAAAAGCTCTTGATTTCAGGAATTAGATGTTCAGATCTTTGGAGAACTTTCTCCCTGCTTAGCCAGTGCAATTCTGTGTGCAAGAGAAGGTCACCATAATGAGCACTCACTTCATTTAGAAATGCTTTAAACAACCTGTGCTGAAGAGGTTTAGCACAAATAGAATTAATGATTTTCACAACTACCTTCATTACATGTTCATAGTTAATAACTTTGGAACCAAGCACTTGCTTATGTTCGATACAATGATAACTAATGAACTGAGGAAATGCAGGATCTTTTTGCACTGTGCTACAAAGCCAACATTGCTACCAATCTTAGACGGGGCACCATCTATTGTTACTGATGCAAGCTTTTGAAGAGTTAAACTGACCTTGTCTAcaaaactcttaaaaacttGATAAACATCTGCACCATGCGTGTACATGTGAGGTGATGTGTGAGGGTGAAGggcaaaaggaagggagaagtgtCCGAAAGGGtcagaggagtgagagagggggagatatgtgTATGTTGGAGGATCAGGTCATGCTGAGGTGAGGTCGAGGGGAGCAGAAGATGAAGTGGAGAAGATGGAGGGGACTGAGATGAGAGGATTAgaggaagtaaatgtagatgagttgtataaatattttgttgataaattacatacaagatagttagcaaacatcccttaAAGAgcaataagatcgcagaagaatgaccctaaatggatgattgTTAGGTTGAAATATTATGTAGGTGTCTGAAGTccaagaggaatgaaagactgCGTCCTGCTCTGACCTTTACGGAGTGCTGACTGCCTTTGTTACAAGTGGCGCGGGCTGGTGCTGCTGCGGGCATCTCTCAACATATCATACACCCTACATCCCCCCTCCAAAATAATAGTACTCTTTTAtttgatagaaaagaaagggtgtactggaaacaaataaacagaaattaCAATAGAGCAAGGTAAACAGGGCGAGTAGCCTACGCCTCATAATCTTTCAGCCACAGTGGACGCTTCTTGTTCCTGCTTGGGCGTCTGTCCTGGGGCGCCGAGGTCGTGCCGGTGGGTGTGCTGCTGGGGTTTGCGGTGGGTGGGGCACCAGGGGTACTGCCTGTTCCAGCTTTCACACACCTTAAGTGTCTCCGGTTCCTCAGAGACAGACGGCCGCTACCGTCTAGCCTGACGGTGTATTGGCGGTAGGGCAAGACCTCTGTTATCACCCCCGTCCGGTCCCACCGGTTAGAGGCCTGATTCTGGATGCGGACCCTGGCACCTGTCGAGAGGGGTTGGAGGCTCCTTGGAGTGTCCAAAGCTGTCACTGCTTCCTGCTCCTCCGCCATCAGTCGTTCTCTCTTTCGCAACGTTTGGCTCCAATATTGGTCCAATCGCAGGTGTTGTCCAGCCATGGGTACCCCGTCGCGAAGTTGTCTGCCAGTGGCCAGCTGTGCTGGTGACTTGTTGATACACCGCAGGGGAGTGTTCAGGTATTGCAGGATGGCCAGAGTTGCTTTGTCATTGTCAAGGCTGCCGCCTGGGGAAGTGTTGTCCCTGATGATCCTCTTGGCTGTCTTGACTGCCACCTCAGCCCTGCCATTAGACTGAGGGTACTGGGCAGACGACAGGCGCACCGAGACCCCCCAGTTCCTGTAGAAGGTGTCCATCTCCGCGCTTGTCAGGTTGGTTCCTCCGTCCATAGACATGTGTTCAGGGGCTCCGTAGCGAGAAAAGTACTTCCTAAGCTGCGTCTGGATCTTGTAGGAGCTGGCACCGTTGGGGAAATGGGCCACCTCGAGCCAACCTGTCAGCCAGTCAGCATAGGCCATGTAGGTGTGGCCCTCCCACTGGAACATGTCAACGACAGTGTGCTGGAACGGGTAGTCAGGAGGCGGGGTGAGCTCCATGGTCTCCCGTGGCAGTGATGGACTGTGGATATCGCAGGACTCGCACGATGCTCTGTGATGCTGCAAGTCTCCCTCCATGCTGGGCCAATACACGGACTGTCTGGCTCTTCGCATCATAGTCTAATCCCTGGTGACTAGCGTGGAGGTTGGAAGCGACTTGGTTACGGAGACTCTCAGGGACGACAAGGCGGACGTTTCCTTGATCGTACGTGTACGTGAGGAGCCCTTCGTTCATGGCCAGTCGTTCCCTTATGCCGTAGAACTAGAACAGACGGAGGCAGGGGACTTCAAGTGACCTGCTTTCTCGCCAGTCTCCGCTCGTCACTTTGGCGACCAACATCTGATACACGGGGTCGTCAGCAGCTGCTCTTCTCACTGTTTCTTCATCCATTGTGCACCCATCTTGTATGGTAGCCATGGTTACTGTAGCGACGGAGGCCGTCAGGTCTTCGTCGAGTTCGATGTCCAGGGAATCAGGAGCTGCTCTCAGGGCTGGGTAGCGCGACAAGAAATCCACTGCAGAGTTTTTCTTCCCCGGCAGATACTTTATTGTGAACCTGAACTGTAGggttttttccttcagtctaaATAGCCGGGGGTGGTCACGTCTGTTAGTGTCCTATTCCCCAGTAGCTTGACGAGCGGGCGGTGGTCAGTAACTAGGCAGAGGTTAGGGCAGCCCAGCAGAAACAGCCTGGCCTTCTGAAGACACCATACAACTGCTAGGGCCTCACCTTCCACCGCGGAGTACCCAGACTCAGCCGGGGTGAGGTGGCGGCTTCCGCAGAGCGCCAGACGCCAGCCTCCCTTACAGCAAAAGGGTGTGTCGACCGTTGAGCAGTTGCAGTACTGTTGAAGGACGACAAATCCCACTCCTTCTTTGCTCCAGTCAGTGATGGCTGTTGTGGGTCGGGATCTGTCGTAGTAGACGAGACCATCCTTCGCTAGCTGGCAGATCGTGTTCTGGGCCTGTCGGAACTTGGCCTGCAGTTGTTCATCCCAGTATACGTGCTTTCTGGAGGGTTTCTTCAGAAGCTCTCTGAAGGGGCTCATTACTGGTGCGGTGGCAAGGAACGGGGCCAACTGGTTGACAAAGCCGTACCATGATCGGATATCGATATGGTGGGCTTGACTGGCATGTGGAAGCTGTCGATCGCGGCTAGTCGATCAGACGTGGGCTTGTACGCATCCCAGCCCAGGTGGAACCCCAAGAACTCCACCTCCCGCCTGCAAAACTGGAACTTCTCTGGCTTCAGTGTGATTCCTGCCTCAGCGCACGTCCTCAATAAGTCATAGGCGTGCCAGAACGCCTCTTCAATTCCCATGTCATACAGTAGGGTGTCGTCCACGCATTTGTATTTTCTGGGGATGTCTTGGACTGCGTCGTCGAAGCGTCTTGTATAGGCGTCAGAGGCAGAGCAGTGACCCATTGGTGTCCTACAGTACTGGTATCTTCCCCAGGGAGCGATGAAAGTAGTGAGGCGGCGACTCTCCTTATCAAGCTCCACCTGGTGGAATCCCCAGTACGCATCAACCACGGTCTTGTAAGAGTGGAGAGGCACGCCTGAAACCATGTCGAATGGGGCGGGAGTGTGGTGAGTCTCCCGCAGACACTGGGCGTTTAGACGCTGGTAATCCACAGTGCGTCTCGGCTGGCCGGACTTTTTAGCTACCACAACCATTCTCGTACACCATTCTGTGGCTTCGCCAGCTGGGACAGGCTGTATCACGCCCCTCCGCACGTCCTCGTCGAGCTgtgcttttacttcctcttcccagTGTCGAGGGACGGACGCTGGAGTGTGGCAGGCATAGGGTGTAGCGCCGGGCAGGAGATGGATGTGGTGAGGCTTGCCAGACATCACAGGGAGGGGTGTTCTGCTGGTGTTGAATGCCGTTGCAGAGAAGTGTTGTCGAAGCCAGTTCTCAAGCGAGTTTACATTCTCCTCCAGGGGGGCGAATGGTATGGCAGGGGGCCGCGTGGGGCCGGTGATGGCGAGTGGTTGGGAGATCGCCGCCGCATCAACGCTTGGCAGTGTGCAGTGTGGGAAGGTGTCCGGCACGAGACCCAAAGCCTTGCACGCCGCCAGGGAGAGGTAGAACTGCCTCGCCGACTGGATGATGTACACGTCTTGGATAGTCGAACGTTTCCCCAGGGTGACTTGACATATTGTTGATCCCATGCACCGTAGACGTAGGTTAGCCACATCGCGGAGGCCGGCCCGGCTTTGAAGCTGGGAAGGTTCGATACCAAGGGTGTGGAGTAGTGACGGGCCAGCTACGCACACCTGAGCCCCCGTGTCTGCCACGGCGGAAGCCTTGCGTTCCTCCTTGCCGTCCCCCCGTGATACAATGACGTCTATCGTAGGCTGGGGTGTACTGTGGGCGTCGGCTACAGTCACTGCACTGGACACCTCCGATAAAGGTGAGGCTGGAGCTGCCTGCTTACTGGCGGAGGCGGGGTGTCCTCTCCTGCTTCTGCAACATTTCTTCATGTGCCCCACTTTGTTGCAGTAAGAGCATGTGACTGTCCTGGCGGGGCAATTTGAACGGCCAGGGGCATGGCTGTCCCCACAATATTCACATGGTGGCAGGTTCTTCCTGGACGGGGCTGCAGGTGTGCGCGCCGCTGCCACGTCTGCCGAGGCAGGCTCTCCGCTCTCGGCTGCGGTGCCAGCCGCACAGGCGGCATGAAGGCGGCTACCCCCCGCATCGCGGCGGGCCGCCTCGAAAGCACTGCACACGGCCCTCAAGGCATCGACACTCGTGTATGACTCGCACGTCTGGAACACGTGACGTTTTAACTCTTCGTCACTTAGGCCTACCACAAGCTTCCGAAGCAGAACGTACTCCGCTAAATCACACTGACACTCTGGGCACTGAAACGCACAATCCGCGGCCTTCTGCGCACAGCGTCGGAAGAACTCACCGATGGGCTCGTCTTGCCCCTGCGACGCACCGAAGAAGTCCGCCCACAGGGCCGCTTGGTTGGAGGAGCGGAGCACTAACTTGCCAAGCGCGTCCAGGACCTCCTCCGGCGTGAGAGCGCTCCACTAGGCGTCGGTGTATCGGGTGTCCACTGCACGCTGCAAGGTGGGAACACAAGTGAGTCGTATGTGTTGTACCGCTTCTCGTGGTGGGAACTTGCAGAGTTGCACCCATGCGGTCATAGAGCGGCGCCAGGTTCTGAAGGTGGCGGACGTCATTTCGATCTCGCACTTCTCCGGGGCAGAGGTCAGGGGTTGACGTGCTGGGTGGCCGCCATGGCCGCTGCTGTCCGCTGCGGTGAGGCCGGCTTGTAGAGAAGACAGGGCCTGTTGCTGGACCTGGATCACGGCTCTTGCTTGTGCCAGGGCGCTTGTGAGGCCCCTGGACGCTATAGCAGGGGACCTGCGGGTCCTAACGACGGGTCTGTTGGGTGTGGCCATGGTGAAGGTCCGGAGTCAGCTCACTGCGCCATGTCTGAAGTccaagaggaatgaaagactgCGTCCTGCTCTGACCTTTACTGAGTGCTGACTGCCTTTGTTACAAGTGGCGCGGGCTGGTGCTGCCGCGGGCATCTCTCAACATATCGTACACCCTACAGTAGGGtagaagagaaatatataagagattaaaaacAGGGGAAGAGctttttaaggccacaatataatgaattagaacagtcaggaggttaacgaggaaagctaaaaacagttatgaattaaaggtagccagccaggcaaagatggaccccaagggattttatcaggtatacaggacgaagaataggGAAACAATAGGTttattaaaggcagcagatggggagctggttagttctggggaggagattagtaaaattctaaacgagtattttttaaccgtCTTCACtgaggaaaacatgcaggaaatgctgaacagtgagcagatgtttagagcagaagagaatgagatgagaagctgacagatattaccataactaaggagatagtggaacgggagatagataggctaaaaaagttaaagacaccaggaccaaatgaaatatatcccagggtacttaaggaatgcaaagaggttattagtgagtcgttagtttctgtctttaggaaatcacttcgagtcaggtgaggtaccagtaatgtggaggcaggtgaATGTAGTACTTTaacatctaattatagacctgtcactttattttctgttgtaggtaaaataagtcaataatagtgaagaacattaaggagcatttagacaaacataacttgatcaatcagtcacagcatggcttcatgaaggggaagtcttgcctgacaaacttgttaagttttcacattaaagtttatgaggcagataatggtgatagttatgacatcctagaTCTAgagtttagtaaagcattcgacaaggtatcccatcagaggctcttgagaaaggttagggtgcACAAGATAGATGAGAAGGTGTTACACCGGATAAAGTtgtggctaagcgacaggtgaCAGAGTTGTAATGAACGGCTCTAATTCcaagtggggtcaagtaattagttgGGTgacacagggatcagtattagtgccattgtttttttttaacatatatcaaagacttggatagtggaattagtagtgatattagtaaatttgcagatgacatgaaaataggtagattaattaggtcagaatcagatgccatcaccttgcaggcagatttggataggatgagtGAATGGACAGAcatatggcaaatgcagtttaacaTCAGCAGCTGCAGgatacttagcgtaggtagaggaaacccataCGGCAGGTACACAGTAAACAAtgaagctctggtaggttcagggtacgaagaagatttaggagttatagtcaGCACTGAACTCCATCTAAGAAAgtaatgcatagaggccagaaacagggttagggtattaggattaattttcagatgtgttaaaagtagaagtcctgaagtaatattaaagttatatttggtgctggtcagacctcatctaaatAATGCTGTGCAGTTccggtccccatattacagaaaggatataagtctattagaatcagtacaaaggagaatgactaaaaaggatacaggggatgaggagtattccttatgaagcaagattgaagctattaaatttatattctttaaaGAGATGTAGGTTAGGAGGGGACCTCATAGAAGTCTTTAATTAAGTCAGTGGTCCCCAACCTATAGCTCGCGGACACCATGGCACCCTTGGGACTATATTATGGTGCCTGTAAGGGTCAACCAGAAAACTATGAAACATTCTTCATTTTAACATTTCTatatagttctttttttttatttatttttattctaacaaaaacaattaagaaaatatgtaatatgAATCCACTaaaattattacttattacacacataattagaaagagagagagagagagagagagagagagagagagagagagagagagagagagagagagagagagagagagagaatctgtaggaagggaggaggaagtgagggtgtaggacagaTGAGTACTACACACTACACCTACTGCTAGGTGTTGTGTTTAGGTTCATTACTCAATTCGTTCACCAGCGCAGTTGGTGTCTATCTTTTGTATGGTGCGGAGTACTTCACCACTGTACATTCAGCACTTGTGTTATTCACATTGATTTCATTCATACTAAAGAGAACAGTAATAGCTTCTAGTTCAAAGAAACAAAGTCACAATTACAACTTTcatgaagaaggggaagaaacctattttttcttgtcagtttgagagagaagtgtgtgtgctTAATTTGTCATCCTACTGTTGCAGTATCCAAGAAAAGCAATGTTATCCATATAGtggaatgctttttttttttttttatgtaggaaggacactggccaagggcaacaaaaatctaataaaaaaaatgcccactgaaatgccagtcccataaaagggtcaaagcagtggtcaaaaattggtggataagtgtcttgaaacctccctcttgaaggaattcaagtcataggaaggtggaaatacagaagcaggcagggagttccagagtttaccagagaaagggatgaatgactgagaatactggttaactcttgtgttagagaggtggacagaataggggtgagagaaagaagaaagtcttgtgcagcgaggccacggaaggaggggaggcatgcagttagcaagatcagaagagcagttagcatgaaaatagcggtaaaagacagctagatatgcaacattgcggtggtgagagagaggctgaagacagtcaattagaggagaggagttgatgagacgaaaagcttttgattccaccctgtctagaagagcagtatgagtggaacccccaagacatgtgaagcatactccatacatggacggataaggcccttgtacagagttagcagctgggggggcgagaaaaactggcggagacgtctcagaacacttaacttcatagaagctgttttagctagagatgagatgtgaagtttccagttcagattataagtaaaggacagaccgaggatgttcagtgtagaagagggggacagttgagtgtcattgaagaagaggggatagttgtctggaaggttgtgtcgagttgatagatggaggaattgagtttttgaagcattgaacaataccaagtttgctctgccccaatcagaaattttagaaagatcagaagtcaggcattctgtggcttccctgcgtgatatgtttacctcctgaagggttggacgtctatgaaaagacgtggaaaagtgcagggtggtatcatcagcgtaggagtggataggacaagaagtttggtttagaagatcattaatgaataataagaagagagtgggtgacaggacagaaccctgaggaacaccactgttaatagatttaggagaagaacagtgaccgtctaccacagcagcaatagaacggtcagaaaggaaacttgagatgaagttacagagagaaggatagaaaccgtaggagggtagtttggaaatcaaagctttgtgccagactctatcaaaagcttttgatatgtccaaggcaacagcaaaagtttcaccaaaatctctaaaagaggatgaccaagactcagtaaggaaagccagaagatcaccagtagagcggccttgacggaacccatactggcgatcagatagaaggttgtgaagtgatagatgtttaagaatcttcctgttgaggatagactcaaaaactttagataggcaggaaattaaagcaataggacggtagtttgagggattagaacggtcaccctttttaggaacaggttgaatgtaggcaaacttccagcaagaaggaaaggtagatgttgacagacagagctgaaagagtttgactaggcaaggtgcaagcacggaggcacagtttcggagaacaataggagggaccccatcaggtccataagccttccgaggatttaggccagcgagggcatggaaaacatcattgcgaagaattttaata harbors:
- the LOC135094937 gene encoding uncharacterized protein LOC135094937, which translates into the protein MEGDLQHHRASCESCDIHSPSLPRETMELTPPPDYPFQHTVVDMFQWEGHTYMAYADWLTGWLEVAHFPNGASSYKIQTQLRKYFSRYGAPEHMSMDGGTNLTSAEMDTFYRNWGVSVRLSSAQYPQSNGRAEVAVKTAKRIIRDNTSPGGSLDNDKATLAILQYLNTPLRCINKSPAQLATGRQLRDGVPMAGQHLRLDQYWSQTLRKRERLMAEEQEAVTALDTPRSLQPLSTGARVRIQNQASNRWDRTGVITEVLPYRQYTVRLDGSGRLSLRNRRHLRCVKAGTGSTPGAPPTANPSSTPTGTTSAPQDRRPSRNKKRPLWLKDYEA